A single Pseudomonas sp. HN11 DNA region contains:
- a CDS encoding PQQ-dependent sugar dehydrogenase, translating into MNLPSRLALLIAAAAVLSACGEASKIPFQAGVGPAPQLPEPSTSLIPTLKVSKAVGWPDGVQPTAPQGFTVTALADNLDHPRWVYTLPNGDVLVAESNHPPMPEGATDGGTGVIAWARRTAMGVVMGRVGADAPSANRITLLRDADHDGHAEVRTEFLSGLMSPFGMALLGNDLYIANADAVVKVPYTTGQTHIDATPVKVTDLPAGINHHWTKNLLANPEGTRLYVTVGSNSNVGENGLDAEEGRAAIWELDVTSGEKRLFASGLRNPNGLAWKPGSTQLWTVVNERDEIGSDLVPDYLTSVQDGAFYGWPWSYYGSHVDVRVQPPRPDKVAQAIAPDYALGTHVAPLGLTFSDPRGMPGAFADGVFVGEHGSWNRNPQAGYKVVFIPFKDGKPSGTPVDFLTGFLNAEGEAQGRPVGVTLDGQGALLVADDVGNKVWRVTQSKP; encoded by the coding sequence ATGAATTTACCAAGCCGCCTTGCGCTCCTGATTGCCGCCGCCGCTGTTCTCAGCGCCTGTGGCGAAGCCTCCAAAATACCCTTCCAGGCCGGAGTCGGGCCTGCGCCGCAACTGCCCGAGCCCAGTACTTCTTTGATCCCCACGCTCAAGGTGTCCAAGGCCGTGGGCTGGCCTGACGGTGTGCAACCCACTGCCCCCCAAGGCTTCACCGTCACGGCCCTGGCCGACAACCTCGATCACCCGCGCTGGGTCTACACCCTGCCCAACGGTGATGTGCTGGTCGCTGAAAGTAATCACCCGCCCATGCCCGAAGGCGCCACCGACGGTGGCACGGGTGTGATCGCCTGGGCACGGCGCACGGCGATGGGAGTGGTAATGGGGCGTGTGGGCGCGGATGCGCCGAGCGCCAATCGAATTACCTTGCTGCGCGATGCCGATCACGATGGGCATGCCGAAGTGCGGACCGAGTTCTTGAGCGGCCTGATGTCGCCGTTCGGCATGGCGCTGTTGGGCAACGACTTGTATATCGCCAATGCCGATGCGGTGGTCAAGGTGCCTTACACCACAGGCCAGACGCATATCGACGCCACTCCGGTCAAGGTCACCGACCTGCCGGCCGGCATCAACCATCACTGGACCAAAAACCTGCTGGCGAACCCTGAAGGCACCCGGCTGTATGTCACGGTGGGATCCAACAGCAACGTCGGCGAAAACGGTCTCGACGCAGAAGAGGGGCGTGCCGCGATCTGGGAACTGGACGTGACCAGCGGCGAGAAACGCCTGTTCGCCAGCGGCTTGCGCAACCCCAACGGCCTGGCCTGGAAACCGGGTTCTACCCAACTGTGGACGGTGGTCAACGAACGCGATGAAATCGGCAGCGACTTGGTGCCCGACTACCTCACTTCGGTGCAGGACGGTGCATTCTACGGCTGGCCGTGGAGCTACTATGGCAGCCACGTCGACGTGCGCGTCCAGCCGCCACGCCCGGACAAAGTCGCCCAGGCCATCGCGCCGGACTACGCCCTAGGCACTCACGTCGCGCCGCTGGGCCTGACTTTTTCTGACCCGCGCGGCATGCCGGGCGCCTTTGCCGATGGGGTGTTTGTCGGCGAGCATGGCTCCTGGAACCGCAACCCGCAGGCGGGCTACAAGGTGGTATTTATTCCGTTCAAGGACGGCAAACCGTCGGGTACACCGGTCGACTTCCTCACCGGTTTTCTCAATGCCGAAGGTGAAGCGCAAGGCCGGCCGGTGGGTGTGACCCTGGACGGGCAGGGTGCGTTGTTGGTGGCGGATGATGTGGGGAACAAGGTGTGGCGCGTGACACAGAGCAAACCCTGA
- a CDS encoding DUF6124 family protein, protein MKKVTPNPPPSTTDDQPQLPPDVIFTVRPGLSTEAALSNASEMLDSASVCAYDCAEHLDGSSRKKVLAMVQMVEIAQLLVDEALNRECPVA, encoded by the coding sequence ATGAAAAAAGTCACCCCCAATCCCCCGCCATCCACCACGGATGACCAACCGCAACTCCCTCCCGATGTCATTTTCACCGTCCGTCCCGGACTCAGCACCGAAGCCGCCTTGAGCAATGCCAGCGAGATGCTTGATTCAGCGTCTGTCTGCGCCTATGACTGCGCCGAACACCTTGATGGGTCAAGCCGTAAAAAGGTGCTGGCGATGGTGCAGATGGTCGAGATTGCGCAGTTGTTGGTCGATGAGGCGCTGAATCGGGAATGCCCGGTGGCCTGA
- a CDS encoding pyridoxamine 5'-phosphate oxidase family protein has translation MNLIEQSPWHAGERHIQEAVGVADRMAVVGPKVIRDHLPEQHRDFYPLLPYLILGAVDEQGIPWATMIEGAPGFAHSPDPQTLQIDSLPSATDPARNALRMGAAVGLLGIDLNTRRRNRMNGRIGALDHEGFSVDVVHTFGNCPKYIQLRPVDGVARKPGTVIERLNELDTAAQILIRNADTLFVASYVDMDGQRSVDVSHRGGNTGFVRVEGNVLTIPDFAGNLFFATLGNLQANPVAGLLFIDFESGDVLQVAGRTSLILDGPEVALFEGAQRLWTVTVEHVVRRPAALALRWQFEEFSPFSLAMGRW, from the coding sequence ATGAACCTGATCGAACAATCTCCCTGGCATGCCGGCGAACGGCACATACAAGAAGCGGTGGGCGTGGCCGACCGCATGGCTGTGGTCGGGCCGAAGGTGATCCGCGATCACCTGCCGGAACAGCATCGCGATTTCTACCCCTTGTTGCCTTACCTGATACTGGGTGCGGTGGACGAGCAGGGCATCCCGTGGGCGACGATGATCGAAGGCGCACCCGGTTTTGCCCACTCGCCGGACCCGCAGACCTTGCAGATCGACAGCCTGCCGTCCGCGACCGACCCGGCCCGCAACGCCTTGCGTATGGGGGCGGCCGTCGGCCTGTTGGGCATCGACCTCAATACCCGCCGCCGCAATCGCATGAATGGCCGTATCGGTGCGCTTGACCATGAGGGTTTTTCGGTCGACGTGGTGCACACCTTCGGTAACTGCCCCAAGTACATTCAGCTGCGCCCGGTCGACGGCGTCGCCCGTAAACCCGGAACAGTGATCGAACGCCTCAACGAGTTGGACACTGCCGCGCAAATCTTGATCCGCAATGCTGACACCCTGTTCGTCGCCAGTTACGTCGACATGGACGGCCAACGTTCGGTAGACGTCTCGCACCGGGGTGGTAACACAGGCTTTGTGCGGGTCGAAGGCAACGTGCTGACCATCCCGGACTTTGCCGGCAACCTGTTCTTTGCCACCCTGGGCAACCTGCAAGCCAACCCGGTGGCGGGGTTGTTGTTCATCGACTTTGAATCGGGCGATGTGCTGCAAGTGGCTGGGCGCACCTCATTGATCCTCGACGGCCCCGAAGTGGCTCTGTTTGAGGGCGCACAACGGCTGTGGACCGTGACGGTGGAGCATGTGGTGCGACGTCCGGCGGCATTGGCGTTGAGGTGGCAGTTCGAGGAGTTTTCGCCGTTCAGTCTGGCGATGGGGCGTTGGTAG
- a CDS encoding LysR family transcriptional regulator: protein MERYRDMQLFMALTGQPSLASAARDAQVSAPTLVRAIARLEARLRVPLLERSTRGVSLTDAGSAYLADCVRLLAAVDAAEASAKGLHVQAQGNLRVFLPLLFSRYVMAPVLADYLDRYPEVNLVVSYHDYYPNLHEEGLDVAILVGDLPDSSLIARPVGQVRPILCASPGYLAAHGEPLRPDDLKQHRLIASADQVHWDFHGYQLKARARLGCATVQGAINAAVHGAGLIRCLSYPVHEHLQSGQLRRVLPDFELPPLPVQVVYREGRNAPMRVRSFVDHCVTALREHPAFQRA from the coding sequence ATGGAGCGTTATCGCGATATGCAGCTGTTCATGGCGCTGACCGGGCAGCCAAGCCTGGCCTCGGCGGCGCGTGACGCACAGGTTTCCGCCCCGACCCTGGTACGCGCGATCGCCCGCCTGGAGGCGCGTTTGCGCGTGCCGCTGCTGGAGCGCAGCACGCGCGGCGTAAGCCTCACCGACGCCGGCAGCGCCTACCTGGCGGACTGCGTGCGCCTGCTCGCTGCGGTGGACGCCGCCGAAGCGTCTGCCAAGGGGCTACACGTGCAGGCCCAGGGCAATTTGCGGGTGTTTTTGCCGTTGCTGTTCAGTCGTTATGTGATGGCGCCGGTCCTGGCTGACTACCTGGACCGCTATCCCGAGGTGAATCTGGTCGTCAGCTACCACGACTATTATCCGAACCTGCATGAAGAAGGGCTCGACGTCGCCATCCTTGTCGGTGATCTGCCCGATTCTTCACTGATTGCCCGGCCTGTGGGGCAGGTGCGGCCTATCCTTTGCGCCAGCCCCGGCTATCTCGCTGCTCACGGCGAACCCCTGCGCCCGGACGACCTCAAGCAGCACCGACTGATCGCCAGCGCCGATCAGGTGCACTGGGATTTCCACGGCTATCAACTCAAGGCCCGCGCCCGACTCGGCTGCGCCACCGTGCAGGGGGCGATCAATGCGGCGGTGCATGGCGCAGGGTTGATTCGCTGCCTGAGTTATCCGGTGCACGAACACCTGCAGAGCGGGCAACTGCGTCGCGTATTGCCGGATTTTGAACTGCCGCCACTGCCTGTGCAGGTGGTGTACCGGGAAGGTCGCAACGCGCCGATGCGCGTGCGCAGTTTTGTCGACCATTGTGTGACGGCGCTGCGCGAACACCCGGCATTTCAGCGAGCGTAA